One window from the genome of Spirosoma rhododendri encodes:
- a CDS encoding fasciclin domain-containing protein, whose protein sequence is MNTQHLRAAVLLFSLAITSATLTHAQSTLKASGVATGKTMLASAQGQADYTTVLKLLTASGLDKQANAAGQYTVFAPNNGAFDELGDATLQELLLPSSKSRLAKMLAYHVVKGRYTSDKLRDGQTLTNLTGQILVVHKQGDNITITDGRGTVADVIQRDVRATNGVIYTINKVLEKNLPQADIR, encoded by the coding sequence ATGAACACTCAACACCTCCGTGCCGCTGTACTGTTGTTTTCGCTCGCAATCACGTCGGCCACGCTGACACACGCGCAGTCTACGCTTAAAGCTAGTGGCGTGGCTACCGGAAAAACCATGCTGGCCAGCGCACAGGGACAGGCCGACTACACAACTGTGCTGAAATTGCTAACAGCCTCCGGCCTGGACAAACAGGCCAATGCCGCCGGTCAGTACACCGTTTTCGCGCCCAACAACGGGGCGTTCGATGAACTGGGTGATGCGACGTTGCAGGAACTGCTGCTGCCGTCCAGCAAAAGCCGACTGGCGAAAATGCTGGCTTACCACGTCGTGAAAGGGCGTTACACCTCCGACAAACTGCGCGACGGACAGACGCTGACGAACCTCACCGGTCAGATTCTGGTCGTGCACAAGCAAGGCGACAACATCACCATTACCGACGGACGTGGCACGGTGGCCGATGTCATTCAGCGCGACGTTCGGGCTACGAACGGCGTAATTTATACGATCAATAAAGTGCTCGAGAAAAACCTGCCACAGGCCGATATTCGCTAA